The proteins below are encoded in one region of Halocatena salina:
- a CDS encoding DUF1616 domain-containing protein, whose product MTDTTDSWSHRLQIGLLLGEVIAVLGFVTAANFVVLSIPLPARAVVGLPLLFFFPGYALVSVLFPARQFRTRYGALDMFSSGIDGIERVALSFGVSLALLPSIGVVLWVLSPVGFGAQVLMGVLSAEIGLGMIYGAYRRIRLPRNQRYRLPVDRWLSELWSGSVTKGVLGTAMNLLLVLSVVAAVVALGYGVLMPYGSETYTGVSVLTQSGGELTFLTNSTAVTAGDQLTLSVTNQEGRTITYTIVVMIEHVEHDGQRTNASTSEELRRLQTTVGPGETDYLNHTIAPSTQRSNLRVRYLVYRGDPPSTPTVANAYRTVYFWLSPGQPPSQQTTTRDMRGR is encoded by the coding sequence ATGACTGACACGACGGATTCGTGGAGCCATCGGTTGCAAATCGGGTTACTACTCGGCGAAGTCATTGCAGTCCTCGGCTTTGTTACAGCCGCAAACTTCGTCGTACTTTCGATTCCACTACCGGCTCGTGCCGTGGTCGGGTTGCCGTTGTTGTTTTTCTTCCCGGGATACGCCCTCGTGTCGGTGTTGTTCCCCGCACGCCAGTTTCGGACCAGATACGGCGCGCTCGATATGTTCTCCTCGGGGATCGACGGTATTGAACGTGTGGCCCTCTCCTTTGGGGTGAGTCTCGCGTTGCTTCCATCGATCGGTGTCGTCTTGTGGGTGCTATCGCCCGTGGGATTCGGCGCTCAGGTGTTGATGGGTGTGCTGTCCGCCGAGATCGGGCTGGGGATGATCTACGGTGCGTACCGACGCATCCGACTACCCCGCAATCAGCGCTATCGTCTTCCGGTCGATCGCTGGCTCTCGGAGCTGTGGTCCGGCAGTGTCACCAAGGGGGTGCTCGGCACGGCGATGAACCTTCTGTTAGTGCTGTCGGTCGTCGCAGCTGTGGTAGCGCTCGGCTATGGGGTGTTGATGCCCTATGGATCGGAAACGTACACCGGGGTGTCGGTCCTCACTCAATCCGGCGGTGAACTCACGTTCTTGACGAATTCGACGGCAGTGACAGCTGGCGATCAACTGACCCTCTCAGTTACTAACCAAGAGGGACGGACGATAACGTACACGATAGTTGTCATGATCGAACACGTCGAACACGATGGGCAACGGACGAATGCCTCTACCTCAGAAGAGTTACGGCGGTTACAAACAACGGTCGGACCGGGTGAAACGGATTACCTGAACCACACCATCGCTCCATCGACCCAACGATCGAACCTCCGGGTGCGGTATCTCGTCTACAGAGGCGATCCGCCGTCGACACCGACCGTAGCCAACGCGTACCGAACAGTGTACTTCTGGCTCAGTCCGGGACAGCCTCCATCACAGCAAACCACAACACGCGATATGAGGGGACGATAA
- a CDS encoding metal-dependent hydrolase yields MWPWEHLAVGYLCYSLYCRTRTGAPPDGWGTIALAFGTQFPDLVDKPLAWQFGLLPSGNSFAHSVFVAGVFSALVLVISNHRDVPQLGIAFVIGYLLHLPGDVLYPLVYGNGPWTEFLWWPFVSVDAGGTLGVLSKVTDLVERTGRFFMTPAGRAYLGAELGLLLSTAVVWWFDGRPGVGVVRLPPRYCRN; encoded by the coding sequence ATGTGGCCGTGGGAGCATCTCGCTGTCGGGTATCTGTGTTACTCATTGTACTGTCGTACACGAACCGGTGCACCTCCTGATGGGTGGGGAACGATCGCGCTCGCGTTCGGCACACAGTTTCCGGATCTAGTGGACAAACCACTCGCGTGGCAGTTCGGGCTGTTGCCCTCCGGCAATTCATTCGCCCATTCGGTGTTCGTTGCCGGAGTGTTTTCCGCACTCGTACTCGTGATTTCGAACCACCGTGACGTCCCACAGCTCGGGATCGCGTTCGTGATCGGGTATCTCCTTCACCTGCCCGGAGATGTGCTCTATCCGCTTGTGTATGGAAATGGACCGTGGACCGAGTTTCTCTGGTGGCCGTTCGTGTCGGTCGATGCCGGAGGGACGCTCGGCGTCCTCTCGAAGGTCACCGATCTCGTAGAGCGAACTGGCAGGTTTTTCATGACTCCGGCAGGGCGGGCGTATTTGGGTGCCGAACTCGGTTTGTTACTGTCGACCGCCGTCGTGTGGTGGTTCGATGGCCGTCCGGGTGTCGGCGTCGTTCGGCTCCCTCCCCGGTACTGTCGGAACTAG